One genomic region from Nitrospirota bacterium encodes:
- a CDS encoding pyruvate, water dikinase regulatory protein: MNARSGRAKSSTKKIYVISDATGQSGLHIMRAALVQFKHAKAKVAVFHDINTRSALKKVLDRARAKGALIAFTFVRKDMRDSAYEYCLKNHIIHLDILGPLITNLSSYLGREPLETPSLLRKVDEKYFKRIDAIEFTLGHDDGRGAERLKDADIVVVGLSRTSKTPTSFYLAQEGYKVANVPIVPGIPLPEELFEIDQRKIACLNIDPEVLQKVRSIRRKHSGLSASYSDLRKINAEVEYVWDLIRKNRNWTVVDTTNKSVEETAWEIIHHVIGDEQEQ, from the coding sequence ATGAACGCGCGAAGCGGGCGGGCCAAGTCGTCCACGAAGAAGATCTACGTCATTTCCGATGCCACGGGGCAGAGCGGGCTGCACATCATGCGGGCCGCGCTCGTGCAGTTCAAGCATGCAAAGGCGAAGGTCGCCGTTTTTCACGACATCAACACGAGGAGCGCCCTCAAGAAGGTCCTTGACCGGGCCAGGGCGAAGGGAGCGCTCATCGCCTTCACCTTTGTCCGGAAGGACATGCGGGACTCCGCCTACGAATACTGCCTGAAGAACCACATCATCCACCTCGATATCCTCGGGCCGCTCATCACCAATCTCTCCTCCTATCTGGGTCGTGAACCGCTGGAGACGCCGAGCCTCCTCAGAAAGGTCGATGAAAAATATTTCAAACGGATCGACGCGATCGAATTCACGCTGGGACACGACGACGGCAGGGGAGCCGAGCGTCTCAAGGATGCCGACATCGTGGTCGTCGGCCTATCCCGGACGTCGAAGACGCCGACCTCGTTCTATCTCGCCCAGGAGGGGTACAAGGTCGCCAACGTTCCCATCGTACCAGGCATCCCCCTGCCGGAGGAGCTGTTCGAGATCGACCAGCGAAAGATCGCCTGTCTGAACATAGACCCCGAAGTCCTCCAGAAGGTGAGGAGCATCCGCCGGAAGCATTCGGGCCTCAGCGCGAGCTACAGCGATCTCAGGAAGATCAACGCCGAGGTCGAGTATGTCTGGGACCTGATCAGGAAGAACAGGAACTGGACGGTCGTTGACACTAC